A single region of the Thermococcus paralvinellae genome encodes:
- a CDS encoding alpha/beta hydrolase family protein, translating to MSKIEWNEKTFAKFSYLSDVRISKDGKQIAYVLTKANLKDNKYENTIVIEDLESGVRKFVEDASIPRFSPSGTKMSFVRPNEEKKISELWLVDLRSMSAKKLMEVKNILNVSWSDDDRRLLITGFKRREDEDFIFEDDVPVWFDSKGFFDGEKTTFWIYDTEGEEILDEFTTDKFSSAIWHGDEIIYNVPHRENNKPQFFKFYDIYRYKDGERETIFEKVSFAAIDSNGKEVLLIGKPRKEKISEHDYLYLWDGKEVKPLTERFIYNNWDGKLDAEGNLYFLSPREGRVSLYKLSDDELTPIVDENAWVMQFDVSNDGKVVLLKQTDTKLSEVFLWDGELKQITDYNGPILSKLKTRPIRHFRFKSLDLELDGWYIKPDIKEGEKAPVIVFVHGGPKGMYGYYFKYEMQLMADKGYYIVFVNPRGSNGYDEDFALRVLERTGLEDFQDIMNGIEEFFKLELQADKERVGITGISYGGFMTNWALTQSDLFKAGISENGISYWLTSYAFSDIGLWFDKEVIGDNPLENENYKKLSPLFYAQNVKAPILIIHSLEDYRCPLDQSVMFYHVLKDLGKEAYIAIFKRGAHGHSIRGSPRHRAKRYKLFMEFFERKLKKYEEGFDVEKILKEEKGEN from the coding sequence ATGAGTAAAATCGAATGGAATGAGAAAACTTTTGCTAAGTTCTCTTATTTGAGCGATGTAAGAATCTCAAAGGACGGAAAGCAGATAGCATATGTTCTTACAAAAGCAAACCTCAAAGACAACAAATATGAGAACACAATCGTCATTGAAGACCTTGAAAGTGGAGTTAGAAAGTTTGTAGAAGATGCGTCAATACCTCGCTTCTCTCCAAGCGGGACAAAGATGAGCTTTGTAAGACCTAATGAAGAGAAAAAGATAAGCGAACTATGGCTTGTTGATTTAAGATCAATGAGCGCCAAGAAGCTCATGGAGGTTAAGAATATCCTCAACGTAAGCTGGAGCGACGATGATAGGCGTTTGCTAATTACCGGCTTCAAGAGGAGAGAAGATGAGGACTTTATATTTGAGGATGACGTTCCAGTGTGGTTTGACAGTAAGGGCTTCTTCGATGGCGAAAAAACAACTTTCTGGATTTATGACACTGAAGGAGAAGAGATTTTAGACGAGTTCACAACTGATAAATTCTCCTCTGCAATCTGGCATGGAGATGAGATAATCTACAACGTTCCTCACAGAGAAAACAACAAGCCTCAGTTCTTCAAGTTCTACGACATATACCGCTATAAAGATGGAGAGAGGGAAACGATATTCGAAAAAGTTTCATTTGCAGCAATTGACTCCAATGGAAAAGAAGTTTTGCTCATAGGGAAGCCAAGGAAGGAAAAAATCAGTGAGCATGATTACCTCTACCTTTGGGATGGTAAAGAAGTCAAGCCATTGACAGAGCGCTTTATTTACAACAACTGGGACGGAAAGCTCGATGCTGAAGGAAACCTCTACTTCTTGAGTCCAAGAGAGGGGAGGGTTTCATTATATAAGCTCAGTGATGATGAGCTAACTCCAATAGTTGATGAGAACGCTTGGGTCATGCAGTTTGATGTGAGCAACGATGGAAAAGTTGTTCTTCTAAAGCAGACAGACACAAAGCTCAGCGAAGTGTTCCTCTGGGACGGAGAGCTCAAGCAAATAACTGATTACAATGGTCCAATTTTATCGAAGCTCAAAACGAGACCAATAAGGCACTTCCGCTTTAAGTCCCTTGATTTGGAGCTTGATGGATGGTATATCAAGCCTGACATCAAAGAAGGTGAAAAAGCTCCTGTTATAGTGTTCGTTCACGGCGGTCCAAAGGGGATGTACGGCTATTACTTCAAATACGAAATGCAGTTAATGGCTGACAAAGGCTACTACATAGTTTTCGTCAACCCAAGAGGAAGTAACGGTTACGATGAAGATTTTGCCTTGAGAGTTCTCGAAAGGACAGGCTTAGAGGACTTTCAGGATATAATGAATGGAATTGAGGAATTCTTCAAACTTGAGCTCCAAGCTGACAAAGAGAGAGTAGGAATCACGGGAATAAGCTACGGCGGCTTTATGACGAACTGGGCATTAACCCAGAGCGATTTGTTCAAAGCAGGAATAAGTGAAAACGGCATAAGCTACTGGTTGACAAGCTATGCCTTCTCAGACATAGGCTTATGGTTCGACAAGGAAGTTATCGGCGACAATCCACTCGAAAACGAGAACTACAAAAAGCTCAGCCCATTGTTCTATGCACAAAACGTTAAAGCACCAATACTAATCATCCACAGCCTCGAGGACTATCGCTGCCCACTCGACCAGTCGGTGATGTTTTATCATGTGCTTAAGGACTTGGGAAAAGAGGCTTACATTGCAATCTTCAAGAGAGGCGCTCATGGGCATAGCATAAGAGGTTCACCAAGACACAGGGCAAAGAGATACAAACTCTTCATGGAGTTCTTTGAGAGAAAGCTGAAGAAATATGAGGAAGGCTTCGACGTCGAGAAGATTTTGAAGGAAGAGAAGGGAGAGAATTGA
- a CDS encoding class I SAM-dependent methyltransferase has product MKPEFQAYFLTFREARRLLLSKGEVRLNLDLRKTNRTFVIKVEEDRIIFPDGSEVEKEIIEKIAKDDGTVYFVKNGHVFKAAIAGEHFYKLVPTIPPTIEINGIRMHRTKDTNPLWDTRAKIKAVEPKEDEFVLDTCMGLGYTAIESAKRGAYVITVEKDPNVIELAKLNPWSYEVFHSQNIQVIQGDVFEVIRKFKDETFDVIIHDPPRFSLAGELYSEEFYAELFRVLKPGGRIFHYVGNPGKKFRRKDLQRGVMERLRKVGFKNVKRVEEALGVVGRKFG; this is encoded by the coding sequence TTGAAGCCTGAGTTTCAAGCCTATTTTTTAACATTTAGGGAGGCACGTAGGCTTCTGCTCTCAAAGGGCGAGGTTAGGTTAAACCTCGATTTGAGGAAAACAAACAGAACTTTTGTCATAAAAGTTGAAGAAGACAGGATAATTTTTCCTGATGGGAGTGAAGTTGAGAAGGAAATCATCGAGAAGATAGCAAAAGATGATGGCACAGTTTATTTCGTGAAGAATGGACATGTTTTTAAAGCTGCTATTGCTGGCGAGCACTTCTACAAGCTTGTTCCAACGATCCCGCCAACGATAGAGATTAATGGAATAAGGATGCATCGCACTAAGGATACAAATCCTCTTTGGGATACAAGGGCTAAAATTAAAGCTGTTGAGCCAAAGGAAGACGAATTTGTCCTTGACACCTGCATGGGATTGGGCTACACAGCAATAGAGAGCGCAAAGAGGGGGGCTTATGTGATAACTGTAGAAAAAGACCCAAACGTTATTGAGCTTGCTAAGCTAAATCCTTGGAGCTATGAGGTCTTTCACTCCCAAAACATTCAAGTAATTCAAGGAGATGTTTTTGAGGTTATCAGAAAGTTTAAGGATGAGACGTTTGATGTGATTATCCACGATCCGCCGCGATTTTCATTGGCTGGTGAGCTTTACAGTGAGGAGTTTTATGCTGAACTCTTTAGAGTTCTTAAGCCTGGAGGAAGGATTTTCCACTATGTCGGCAACCCCGGAAAGAAATTTAGGAGAAAAGATTTGCAGAGAGGAGTTATGGAAAGGTTGAGAAAAGTTGGCTTCAAAAATGTGAAGAGGGTAGAGGAAGCTTTGGGCGTTGTGGGGAGGAAATTTGGGTGA
- a CDS encoding dipeptidase, whose translation MIFDAHSDLPTYIYDMRKEGKNRVLDSEFGKFFGDHIKARVMAVWTRPDRRHQALRYGLEVINQLYKDVLESEKFAVVTTVEEMRNAIKNGRVALWLGLEGGEPIEDSLDLLEIFYELGLRVLTLTWSLRNAIGDGVFERTNGGLTNFGVEVLGKAEELGIVIDLSHINEKGFWDALETTAFPVIASHSNAKALCNNKRNLTDEQIKAIAERDGVIGAVAIPSFVDKEKPTLDKYVEHIAYMVDLAGYKHVGLGFDFVYYLKGWKGESVEGFENESKIPVLLEKLNERFSKKEIEAIAFKNFERVFERVVG comes from the coding sequence ATGATCTTTGATGCCCATTCTGATTTGCCCACTTATATTTATGATATGCGAAAAGAAGGAAAGAATAGAGTTCTTGATAGTGAATTCGGGAAGTTCTTTGGAGATCATATAAAAGCTCGTGTTATGGCAGTTTGGACAAGACCAGATAGAAGGCATCAAGCTTTGAGATATGGACTTGAGGTTATAAACCAGCTCTACAAAGATGTCCTTGAAAGCGAAAAGTTTGCAGTTGTAACCACTGTTGAAGAGATGAGAAATGCCATAAAAAACGGTAGGGTTGCTCTATGGCTTGGCTTGGAGGGTGGAGAGCCAATAGAAGACAGCTTGGACTTGCTTGAGATATTTTACGAGCTTGGATTGAGGGTTCTAACATTAACATGGAGCTTAAGAAATGCAATAGGGGATGGTGTCTTTGAGAGAACTAACGGTGGCTTGACTAACTTTGGAGTTGAAGTTCTTGGAAAAGCCGAGGAGCTTGGAATAGTGATCGATTTAAGCCACATAAACGAGAAGGGCTTCTGGGATGCTCTTGAAACGACAGCCTTTCCAGTTATAGCTTCTCATTCAAATGCAAAAGCTCTCTGTAACAATAAGAGGAATTTGACAGATGAGCAGATTAAGGCGATAGCTGAGAGAGACGGAGTCATCGGAGCTGTGGCGATTCCAAGCTTTGTTGACAAAGAAAAGCCAACGCTTGATAAATATGTTGAGCACATCGCTTACATGGTTGATTTAGCCGGATACAAGCATGTTGGCCTGGGCTTTGACTTTGTGTATTATCTGAAAGGCTGGAAAGGAGAGAGCGTTGAAGGATTTGAGAATGAGAGTAAAATCCCGGTACTTTTGGAAAAGTTGAATGAGAGGTTCAGCAAAAAGGAAATTGAAGCAATAGCTTTCAAGAACTTCGAGAGGGTTTTTGAAAGGGTTGTTGGTTAG
- a CDS encoding DUF531 domain-containing protein, whose protein sequence is MLTLALYNSYDPKRLHEAHLRAIARAAPICYAFDFHLALVGFPFNEKPLDLAERISENTTIGEGGKYLLELAKKNKFHLLEFPKRGFPPQFGNIIATTRKPNEDKEITAIEVAKRALKGESFMLIVGLGRHGLPKEIFKLAEYHLDITDGRRISLETCTAIGAIPTKIRTLMEALKWMKR, encoded by the coding sequence ATGCTCACCTTAGCGTTATACAACTCATATGACCCTAAGAGACTCCATGAGGCACATTTAAGGGCAATTGCCAGAGCAGCTCCAATTTGCTATGCATTCGATTTTCACTTAGCACTGGTTGGATTCCCATTTAATGAGAAACCTCTCGACTTGGCAGAGAGAATATCTGAAAATACAACAATTGGAGAAGGAGGAAAATACCTTCTTGAGCTTGCTAAGAAAAATAAGTTCCATCTGTTAGAATTTCCAAAAAGAGGGTTTCCACCCCAATTTGGCAATATAATAGCAACAACCAGAAAGCCCAATGAGGATAAAGAAATAACTGCCATAGAAGTTGCTAAAAGAGCCCTAAAAGGAGAGAGCTTTATGTTGATTGTCGGCCTGGGAAGACACGGACTTCCAAAGGAAATCTTTAAGTTAGCCGAGTACCACTTGGATATAACAGATGGCAGAAGAATAAGCCTAGAAACATGCACTGCCATAGGAGCAATCCCGACTAAAATTAGAACCTTAATGGAGGCGCTAAAATGGATGAAAAGATAA
- a CDS encoding signal peptidase I — MDEKIKNWKNDLAFIIISLIVVFAIHNGLKIVLHTDSPLVIVVSGSMEPVFYRGDVVLLKGVKPEDIKIGDVVVYKRPYTKYPIIHRVRAIEKLVLNGKEELCFVTWGDNNPAPDPYPYGGKILPCVPQEAVEAKALLVFPKIGLIPLEIRERLGLT; from the coding sequence ATGGATGAAAAGATAAAAAACTGGAAAAATGACCTTGCATTCATTATAATCTCACTAATTGTTGTATTTGCAATACATAACGGACTAAAAATAGTCCTGCACACCGATTCACCCCTTGTCATAGTTGTAAGCGGTTCAATGGAGCCCGTGTTTTATAGGGGCGATGTCGTGCTTCTCAAAGGGGTTAAGCCAGAGGATATAAAAATCGGTGATGTAGTTGTGTACAAAAGGCCATACACTAAGTATCCTATAATCCACAGGGTTAGGGCAATTGAAAAGCTTGTGTTGAATGGTAAGGAAGAGCTTTGTTTTGTTACTTGGGGAGACAACAACCCTGCACCTGATCCGTATCCATATGGTGGAAAAATTCTGCCGTGTGTTCCACAGGAGGCCGTTGAGGCAAAAGCTCTGCTCGTCTTTCCAAAGATTGGTCTGATTCCGCTGGAAATCAGGGAAAGGCTAGGCTTAACTTGA
- a CDS encoding lipoate--protein ligase family protein — MRFIPLIIARPEVQMAIDEAIMRARIEGRVEDTVRLYVFKPSSITIGRFQSVEHDVNLEKCQELNIPVVRRITGGGSVFHDAYGEITYSVVVSEDLHSDLRDIYKSYRLLASPLVEALKELGVKAEFSGLNDITANGKKISGSAQTRRKGVILQHGTFMYATRLDILASVLKVSKKKLADKGVKSIWERVTTLEREGIKLSRNDAYELLKEKFFEEFPLEEGELTDYELELAEKLIEERYGRDEWNFMK; from the coding sequence ATGAGGTTCATTCCACTAATTATCGCCCGTCCTGAAGTTCAAATGGCAATTGACGAAGCCATAATGAGAGCCCGCATAGAAGGAAGAGTCGAAGACACTGTTAGATTGTATGTTTTCAAGCCAAGCTCAATAACTATCGGCAGATTTCAGAGTGTTGAGCATGATGTTAACTTAGAGAAATGCCAAGAGCTTAACATTCCAGTTGTGAGGAGGATAACCGGCGGAGGGAGTGTTTTCCACGACGCTTATGGAGAGATAACTTACAGTGTTGTAGTTAGCGAGGATTTGCATTCAGATTTAAGAGATATATACAAAAGCTATCGCTTGCTAGCTTCTCCCTTAGTTGAAGCTTTGAAGGAACTTGGAGTTAAAGCTGAGTTTTCTGGATTGAATGACATAACAGCAAATGGGAAGAAAATCAGCGGTTCTGCACAAACGAGGAGAAAAGGAGTCATTCTGCAGCATGGAACCTTTATGTATGCAACGAGGCTTGATATTCTAGCCTCAGTGCTGAAAGTCTCAAAGAAAAAGCTTGCCGATAAAGGAGTAAAGAGTATCTGGGAGAGGGTTACGACGCTTGAGAGGGAAGGGATAAAGCTCAGCAGAAACGATGCTTATGAGCTTTTAAAGGAGAAGTTTTTCGAAGAATTTCCGCTTGAAGAAGGTGAACTTACAGATTATGAGCTTGAACTCGCTGAAAAACTGATTGAAGAGCGTTATGGGAGAGATGAGTGGAACTTCATGAAATAA
- a CDS encoding radical SAM protein, with the protein MKKLKIYIPGIKFPSISLTGNYCSLNCAHCGKHYLEGMLKVTRSSLVEYCKSLEREGYVGCLLSGGLDNRLKVPLDKFAEEIKAVKKKTKLKLNAHVGFIDEKDLEWIKYVDAVSLDFVGADEVIKRVYKIDKTVKDYLKILDILTENDVRVAPHITIGLDFGKIWWEYKAIDMLAEYPIDVLVLDVLIPTKGSEMKNVEKPSVEESLKVVKYAREKFDGELSIGCMRPLGKWRLEFDKGAISAGIDRITNPPRKVIEWAKTIRDVEIIYECCVM; encoded by the coding sequence ATGAAAAAGCTCAAAATTTACATTCCGGGCATTAAATTTCCCTCAATTTCACTCACTGGAAACTATTGTTCATTAAACTGTGCCCATTGCGGGAAACATTACTTGGAGGGAATGCTGAAGGTTACCCGCTCATCTTTAGTTGAATACTGCAAAAGCCTGGAAAGAGAAGGCTATGTAGGCTGTCTTCTCAGCGGAGGGCTTGATAATAGATTAAAAGTCCCCCTTGACAAGTTTGCTGAGGAGATAAAAGCTGTTAAGAAGAAAACCAAATTAAAACTCAATGCTCACGTTGGCTTCATTGATGAAAAAGATTTAGAGTGGATTAAATACGTTGATGCAGTCTCTCTGGATTTCGTCGGGGCTGATGAAGTGATAAAAAGAGTATACAAAATTGACAAAACTGTCAAAGATTATCTCAAAATTTTAGACATCTTAACAGAAAACGACGTTAGAGTTGCACCGCATATAACCATCGGACTCGACTTTGGAAAAATTTGGTGGGAGTATAAAGCAATAGACATGCTCGCTGAATATCCAATAGATGTCCTCGTTTTGGATGTGCTGATTCCAACGAAAGGAAGTGAAATGAAAAACGTTGAAAAGCCAAGCGTTGAAGAGAGTTTAAAAGTTGTTAAGTATGCAAGGGAAAAGTTTGATGGAGAGCTAAGCATCGGCTGCATGCGCCCTCTTGGAAAATGGCGCTTAGAGTTCGACAAAGGTGCAATTTCAGCCGGAATTGATAGAATAACGAATCCTCCGAGAAAAGTTATTGAATGGGCTAAAACCATTAGAGATGTTGAGATAATCTACGAATGTTGCGTGATGTAG
- a CDS encoding DUF2103 domain-containing protein has protein sequence MGRKFKVKLEHHLLKGILPVLEEIAEIEGVKKVIPGRIYASDSRGFEIKVVRETLTGLKLLAKSDGSVQEIFLVVDKKDRKRVSEEIERISEKWKKS, from the coding sequence ATGGGAAGAAAGTTCAAGGTAAAGCTTGAACATCATCTCCTCAAAGGTATTCTGCCGGTCCTGGAAGAGATTGCAGAGATAGAGGGAGTTAAGAAAGTAATCCCGGGGAGAATCTACGCAAGTGATTCTCGGGGCTTTGAGATTAAGGTTGTCAGAGAAACACTGACAGGATTAAAGCTTTTAGCGAAGAGCGATGGCAGTGTTCAGGAAATTTTCTTGGTTGTTGATAAGAAAGACAGAAAAAGGGTTAGTGAGGAGATAGAGAGGATTAGTGAGAAGTGGAAGAAATCTTAA
- a CDS encoding PEGA domain-containing protein, with protein MFQKRHVFTTLIMFLLALSAIPGVNAFNGNTIMLKIESKPSNAVVIIEGINKTFKTPAVIELPARSWIIKISSGNYTVLYNLTPSRGERFIKMVVYFGRIDLAVKGPFKNITVKYGFNITVPTKEEEYVPPVAAPFWDEEVCGGIIMFGPRNPPMVIYKYDNRDPYYQLFLNSTPSIEEYRGRKGCKMIEMIYYFGNDSAMARGFPYRKASFIVHNSLLSIDTQPENATAYIFDFHRFGEWFTPFDVLVPVIMEPQRNVSLVHYDFELRNLTTTVIPHIPELHTYKISLGHNGYPFFEGWVELRPDQSYNIGVNFNILKSALTVNGNEVEMQVPKTKKIKYYLPNTTLLVINSTVALDVYIDGSYVGKTPFKDEVPSGEHDILLKFGSYVVYHKKLNIGYGGRFRLTVYTAYLERALKIVPS; from the coding sequence ATGTTCCAAAAAAGGCATGTGTTCACCACATTAATAATGTTTCTGCTTGCACTATCTGCAATTCCTGGTGTGAATGCCTTTAACGGCAATACCATAATGCTCAAGATAGAGTCTAAGCCCAGCAATGCAGTTGTTATTATTGAAGGCATTAACAAAACGTTTAAGACCCCAGCAGTAATCGAGCTTCCAGCAAGAAGCTGGATAATAAAGATCTCCAGTGGCAATTATACTGTTTTGTACAATTTAACCCCATCTCGGGGTGAAAGGTTCATTAAGATGGTCGTTTATTTCGGAAGGATAGATTTAGCAGTAAAAGGCCCTTTTAAAAATATAACCGTAAAATACGGCTTCAACATAACAGTGCCAACAAAAGAGGAGGAATATGTACCTCCAGTTGCTGCCCCATTTTGGGATGAAGAGGTATGCGGTGGAATAATAATGTTCGGGCCGAGGAATCCCCCCATGGTCATATACAAATATGACAACAGAGATCCATATTATCAGCTCTTCCTCAATAGCACTCCTTCAATTGAAGAGTACAGAGGGAGAAAAGGCTGCAAAATGATAGAGATGATATACTACTTCGGCAATGACAGCGCGATGGCAAGAGGCTTTCCTTACCGCAAGGCAAGTTTCATAGTGCACAATTCTTTACTCTCCATAGACACTCAACCTGAAAATGCCACCGCATATATCTTTGACTTTCATCGATTTGGAGAGTGGTTCACTCCTTTTGATGTTTTAGTTCCTGTGATAATGGAGCCACAGCGGAATGTTAGCCTAGTTCACTACGACTTTGAACTTAGAAACCTCACCACCACTGTAATCCCCCACATCCCTGAACTCCACACCTACAAGATTTCCCTAGGCCACAATGGTTATCCTTTCTTTGAGGGATGGGTCGAACTAAGGCCTGACCAAAGCTATAACATAGGCGTAAACTTCAACATCCTTAAGTCCGCTCTAACTGTGAATGGAAACGAAGTGGAGATGCAGGTCCCAAAAACGAAGAAAATCAAATACTACCTCCCAAACACTACTCTGCTGGTTATTAATTCCACCGTCGCATTGGACGTATATATTGACGGAAGCTACGTCGGAAAAACACCATTTAAAGATGAAGTTCCCAGCGGAGAACACGATATACTCCTAAAATTTGGAAGCTACGTAGTATACCACAAGAAACTTAATATCGGTTATGGAGGGCGGTTCAGGCTAACGGTTTACACGGCTTACCTAGAGAGAGCCTTGAAGATAGTGCCATCATGA
- a CDS encoding CGP-CTERM sorting domain-containing protein, protein MNRLVPTLLVLLIVPLSSADGFSYVYSSIVGTGNDVIILIEWTPTMIDPLCAPQPCCYNEVPEDCCHYIVFYANDSGVYYVTYAYNVKAFASENGTYLFSGVIYRAYNGCFQRLGDVPGKSKFVFPYIATMTSNKLTIYHLGCTMRKIGEVPVTSKCTFDLSSRNLIVSCPNGTRRFALSDSEMIEVPVVKRWVVLGTKRPSVTQGKLENDILVFSNGSRTYKIPSKELLPYLYDSKELKFLTGVFMKDALLILPPTMNYEYCIYNGTFSSKLSFTSPLSNSEFVVYDFKLSEFKPVYAFLYNGTLKPIPLFLPDGKYFKPLAPKVVIKSECPCPVRTSSEANASRANNKICGPGLLLFLSLLILKRKQ, encoded by the coding sequence ATGAATAGATTAGTTCCTACTCTGCTCGTTCTTCTTATAGTTCCGCTGTCCTCAGCTGACGGCTTTTCTTATGTGTATTCCTCAATTGTGGGAACTGGTAACGATGTTATAATCCTCATTGAGTGGACTCCGACCATGATAGACCCTCTGTGTGCTCCCCAGCCTTGCTGCTACAATGAGGTTCCAGAGGACTGTTGCCACTACATCGTTTTCTATGCAAACGACAGTGGTGTCTACTACGTGACATATGCTTACAATGTCAAGGCTTTTGCCTCTGAAAATGGGACGTATCTATTCTCGGGTGTGATTTATAGGGCATACAATGGCTGCTTTCAAAGGCTCGGGGATGTACCAGGGAAGTCTAAGTTCGTTTTTCCATACATTGCTACCATGACATCAAATAAACTTACCATTTACCATCTGGGCTGCACCATGAGAAAAATCGGAGAAGTACCTGTAACATCAAAGTGCACGTTTGACTTGAGCTCAAGAAACCTTATAGTCAGCTGTCCCAACGGGACGAGGAGGTTCGCTTTAAGCGATTCGGAAATGATTGAGGTTCCTGTTGTGAAAAGATGGGTTGTATTGGGAACCAAACGACCGTCTGTAACTCAGGGAAAGCTTGAGAACGATATACTGGTGTTTTCGAATGGTAGCAGAACTTATAAAATACCTTCCAAAGAACTTTTGCCCTATCTTTACGATTCTAAGGAGTTGAAGTTTTTAACTGGCGTCTTCATGAAAGATGCTCTGCTAATTCTTCCTCCAACGATGAATTATGAATACTGCATTTACAACGGCACGTTTTCAAGCAAACTAAGCTTCACCTCCCCCTTGTCCAACTCGGAATTCGTGGTCTATGACTTCAAGCTGAGCGAGTTTAAACCAGTCTATGCATTCCTGTACAATGGAACCCTCAAGCCAATTCCTCTTTTTCTCCCAGATGGGAAATACTTCAAGCCATTGGCTCCAAAAGTTGTCATCAAGAGCGAATGTCCATGTCCAGTCAGAACTTCCTCAGAAGCAAATGCCTCTCGTGCGAACAACAAAATATGCGGTCCGGGTTTGCTACTTTTTCTGAGTCTCTTGATTTTGAAAAGAAAACAATAA